A stretch of the Neisseria sp. DTU_2020_1000833_1_SI_GRL_NUU_006 genome encodes the following:
- a CDS encoding rod shape-determining protein, which yields MFRFLSRFFSNDIAIDLGTANTLIYVRGKGIVLDEPSVVAVQSGTGGKSKIVAVGTEAKKMQGRAPRNIEIVRPMRDGVIADFTIAERMLGMLIKKATQGNSVVPPRVVICVPGGATQVERKAILDSAFAAGASSVHLIEEPMAAALGAGLPIEDTAGSMVVDIGGGTTEIGILSLGGMAYSASVRAAGDEFDKSIVHYLRRHRGVLIGEATAEELKKTIGSASGFATETAMRIKGRDLAEGTPKSLAITSEEVREALSETVNQIIRAVLLALEQAPPELAGDIADRGIMLTGGGALLHGMDTVLADATGLPVGIADQPLNCVAYGAGKALDYIGKWNAVFVDNP from the coding sequence ATGTTTCGTTTTTTATCCCGTTTTTTCTCCAACGATATCGCCATTGATTTGGGTACGGCAAACACGTTGATTTATGTGCGCGGTAAAGGCATTGTTTTGGACGAGCCGTCTGTGGTGGCGGTTCAATCGGGTACGGGCGGTAAAAGCAAGATTGTTGCCGTGGGTACGGAAGCCAAGAAAATGCAGGGGCGCGCGCCGCGCAATATTGAAATCGTCCGTCCTATGCGGGACGGGGTGATTGCTGATTTTACGATTGCCGAGCGTATGCTGGGTATGTTGATTAAAAAGGCAACACAAGGTAATTCGGTCGTACCGCCGCGTGTAGTGATTTGCGTGCCGGGCGGGGCAACCCAAGTGGAACGCAAGGCAATTTTGGATTCTGCGTTTGCCGCAGGTGCATCTTCCGTACATTTGATTGAGGAGCCGATGGCGGCTGCTTTGGGTGCGGGGCTGCCGATTGAGGACACTGCCGGTTCGATGGTGGTGGATATCGGCGGCGGCACAACGGAAATCGGCATTTTGTCGTTGGGCGGTATGGCTTATTCCGCCTCCGTCCGTGCGGCGGGCGACGAGTTTGATAAGAGCATCGTGCATTATCTTCGCCGTCATCGCGGCGTGTTGATTGGTGAAGCAACGGCTGAAGAATTGAAGAAAACAATCGGTTCTGCCTCCGGTTTTGCAACCGAAACCGCCATGCGGATTAAAGGTCGCGATTTGGCGGAAGGTACGCCCAAGTCGCTTGCCATTACTTCAGAAGAGGTGCGCGAGGCTTTGAGCGAAACGGTTAATCAGATTATCCGCGCCGTTCTCCTTGCGTTGGAACAGGCTCCGCCTGAGTTGGCAGGCGATATTGCCGACAGGGGAATTATGTTGACAGGCGGCGGCGCACTGTTGCACGGCATGGATACGGTTTTGGCGGATGCGACGGGGCTGCCTGTAGGTATTGCCGACCAGCCTTTGAACTGTGTGGCTTATGGTGCGGGCAAAGCTTTGGATTATATCGGCAAATGGAATGCCGTCTTTGTGGATAACCCATAA
- the gatA gene encoding Asp-tRNA(Asn)/Glu-tRNA(Gln) amidotransferase subunit GatA encodes MTQYTLKQASQLLQSKQISAVELATEYLAAIAAQNPAINGYITLDQDKTLAEARAADARIAQGNATALTGVPIAYKDIFCQTGWRSACSSKMLDNFVSPYTATVVQNLLDEGMVTLGRTNMDEFAMGSTNETSFYGATKNPWNPEHVPGGSSGGSAAVVAARLAPVALGSDTGGSIRQPASHCGITGIKPTYGTVSRFGMVAYASSFDQAGPMAQTAEDCAILLNAMASFDERDSTSLERSKEDYTRDLDKPLKGIKIGLPKEYFGEGADADVQAVLQSVIDLLKAQGAETIEVSLQQTALSIPAYYVLASAEASTNLSRYDGVRYGHRAAQFGDLEEMYSNTRAEGFGSEVKRRIMIGTYVLSHGYYDAYYLKAQKLRRLVANDFQTAFAQCDFILAPTAPTAAPKLGSDIHDPVQMYLSDIYTIAVNLAGLPALTLPAGFSNSGLPIGVQFIGNHFSEAKILGAAHQVQLASDWHTQTPDGKA; translated from the coding sequence ATGACCCAATACACCCTCAAACAAGCCAGCCAACTGCTGCAATCCAAACAAATCTCCGCCGTTGAACTGGCAACCGAATACCTCGCCGCCATTGCTGCACAGAACCCGGCCATCAACGGCTACATCACCCTCGACCAAGACAAGACCCTCGCCGAAGCCCGTGCCGCCGACGCGCGCATTGCGCAAGGTAATGCCACCGCGCTTACCGGCGTACCCATCGCCTACAAAGATATTTTCTGTCAAACAGGTTGGCGCAGTGCGTGCAGCTCCAAAATGCTGGACAACTTTGTCTCCCCCTACACTGCCACCGTCGTTCAAAATCTGCTTGACGAAGGCATGGTAACGCTTGGCCGTACCAATATGGACGAGTTTGCCATGGGCTCGACCAATGAGACCTCGTTCTACGGCGCGACTAAAAACCCGTGGAATCCCGAACACGTCCCAGGCGGTTCATCCGGCGGTTCCGCAGCGGTCGTTGCCGCACGCCTTGCTCCTGTCGCACTCGGTTCAGATACCGGCGGCTCTATCCGCCAGCCTGCTTCACACTGTGGCATCACCGGCATCAAACCCACCTACGGCACAGTTTCCCGCTTCGGCATGGTTGCCTACGCTTCCAGTTTCGACCAAGCCGGTCCGATGGCGCAAACCGCCGAAGACTGCGCGATTTTGCTCAATGCGATGGCGAGCTTCGACGAGCGCGATTCCACCAGTTTGGAACGCAGCAAAGAAGACTACACCCGCGACTTGGACAAACCGCTCAAAGGCATAAAAATCGGTCTGCCTAAAGAATATTTTGGTGAAGGCGCGGATGCCGATGTGCAGGCTGTTTTACAAAGCGTCATCGACCTTTTAAAAGCGCAAGGCGCGGAAACTATTGAAGTTTCCCTGCAGCAAACCGCCCTATCCATCCCCGCTTACTATGTCCTCGCTTCCGCCGAAGCCAGCACCAATCTTTCCCGCTACGACGGCGTGCGCTACGGCCACCGCGCCGCCCAATTCGGCGACCTTGAAGAAATGTACAGCAATACCCGCGCCGAAGGCTTCGGCAGCGAAGTCAAACGCCGCATCATGATTGGTACTTATGTGTTGTCGCACGGCTACTACGACGCCTATTATCTGAAAGCCCAAAAACTGCGCCGCCTTGTTGCCAACGATTTTCAGACGGCCTTCGCGCAATGTGATTTCATCCTCGCGCCGACTGCACCCACTGCCGCTCCGAAACTCGGCAGCGACATCCATGATCCCGTGCAGATGTACCTTTCCGACATCTACACCATCGCCGTGAATCTGGCCGGATTGCCCGCCCTGACCCTACCCGCAGGTTTCAGCAACAGCGGACTACCCATCGGCGTGCAGTTCATCGGCAACCACTTCTCCGAAGCCAAAATTCTTGGCGCAGCGCATCAAGTACAGTTGGCAAGTGATTGGCACACCCAAACCCCTGATGGAAAAGCATAA
- a CDS encoding DUF535 family protein, translating to MPEQFVFPDFKTVYKDAPKFQIQHLKFSLRRLFTRQQVKDFENFVNASAPHRTFFQRWPQNAYPLIHAFVDQRFNRRRRLQVMKEDLLTAEKLFGQETLANMTTRKFHVVLAHLSDDLTLWLNRNDDCVDEGMWSLSLRDSEGKRLYMATFALVDGRLLAASIQGPAGEEAKDLVRSLTKRLHGLRPQQLMVTALQYFSTSLNLGGVIGIAQEHQVKLRWRLKKRVKMNYDLFWQENGATLESDGYWHLPQIPPRKDLAEIESKKRSMYRKRYQMLDNMVAEMQACFQKT from the coding sequence ATGCCGGAGCAGTTTGTTTTTCCAGATTTCAAGACCGTATATAAAGATGCGCCGAAATTTCAAATCCAGCATTTGAAATTCTCCTTACGCAGATTGTTTACACGGCAACAAGTCAAAGATTTTGAAAACTTTGTCAACGCCTCCGCGCCACACCGTACCTTTTTCCAAAGGTGGCCCCAAAATGCCTATCCGTTGATACACGCCTTTGTTGACCAACGCTTCAACAGACGGCGCAGGCTGCAAGTCATGAAAGAAGACCTGCTGACAGCCGAAAAACTGTTCGGGCAGGAAACGCTCGCCAATATGACGACGCGCAAATTCCATGTCGTTCTGGCGCATCTTTCAGACGACCTGACTTTATGGCTGAACCGGAACGATGATTGCGTGGATGAAGGAATGTGGTCGCTATCCCTGCGCGACAGCGAAGGAAAACGTCTCTACATGGCTACCTTCGCCCTAGTTGACGGCAGATTGCTGGCCGCCTCTATCCAAGGCCCTGCGGGGGAAGAAGCTAAAGACCTTGTACGCAGCCTGACCAAACGACTCCACGGTCTGCGCCCGCAGCAGCTGATGGTAACCGCCCTGCAATATTTTTCGACATCGCTCAATTTGGGCGGCGTTATCGGCATTGCCCAAGAGCATCAGGTCAAACTGCGCTGGCGGCTGAAGAAACGGGTCAAAATGAATTACGACCTATTTTGGCAGGAGAACGGCGCAACGCTCGAAAGCGACGGCTACTGGCATCTGCCGCAAATCCCGCCGCGAAAAGACTTGGCGGAAATCGAAAGCAAAAAGCGTTCGATGTACCGCAAACGTTACCAAATGCTGGATAACATGGTAGCCGAGATGCAGGCTTGCTTTCAGAAAACTTGA
- the mreC gene encoding rod shape-determining protein MreC gives MEHSSLRFDEAKGQKLLPRFIAYLLLGAGIMVADGRFNLMQPVRTAAAEILYPVQWLANQPVRLYQYFSNQSQSQTELLEQNRLLLEENGRLKIQLQRDKVNLSELQELKKLYGLQQKGISNVIGAEVLSSGKDPLSERLIINKGSGEGVAAGDTVIDQNGLIGRITLVHANSAEVELMAAAQSIVPVAVERTGERNLAYGNGVGLDLRYFPTGSDLKPQDVLITSGLDGIYPAGIPVARVDKVVRASGTPYYDTELTPFAALRRSRFVLVLSSSHSSQ, from the coding sequence ATGGAACATTCTTCTTTACGGTTTGACGAGGCAAAGGGTCAAAAGCTGTTGCCTCGTTTTATTGCGTATTTGTTACTGGGCGCAGGCATTATGGTGGCGGACGGCCGTTTCAACCTGATGCAGCCCGTGCGCACTGCGGCGGCGGAGATTCTTTATCCGGTGCAATGGCTGGCAAACCAGCCGGTCCGTCTCTATCAATATTTTTCCAACCAATCTCAATCACAAACCGAGCTGTTGGAACAAAACCGTCTCCTTTTGGAGGAAAACGGTCGTCTGAAAATCCAGCTTCAACGCGATAAGGTCAATCTGAGCGAATTGCAGGAGCTGAAAAAGCTATACGGCTTGCAACAAAAAGGCATAAGCAATGTCATCGGTGCTGAAGTATTGTCCAGTGGCAAAGACCCGCTGTCCGAGCGTTTGATTATCAATAAAGGCAGTGGCGAAGGGGTGGCGGCAGGCGATACCGTTATCGACCAAAACGGCTTAATCGGGCGGATTACATTGGTTCACGCAAACAGTGCGGAAGTCGAGCTGATGGCGGCTGCGCAAAGCATCGTCCCTGTTGCGGTTGAGCGTACCGGCGAACGCAATCTCGCCTACGGCAACGGCGTGGGTTTGGATTTGCGCTATTTCCCGACGGGCTCGGATTTGAAGCCGCAGGATGTTTTGATTACCTCCGGTTTGGACGGCATTTATCCGGCAGGTATTCCCGTAGCCCGTGTGGATAAAGTCGTCCGCGCTTCCGGTACGCCTTATTACGACACAGAACTGACCCCGTTTGCCGCCTTGCGCCGCAGCCGCTTTGTTTTGGTTCTGTCTTCTTCCCATTCTTCCCAATAA
- the rodA gene encoding rod shape-determining protein RodA, with translation MNETVGMWAKIKRTVSAPIDPWLFFPMLAIYIMSLFLLYSADGQDFGQLEHKTLHTVVGFALLWFVASFKPRDAAKVALPMYLIGVLLLVAVEVAGVTVNGSTRWLELGFTRIQPSEIMKIVLPMTVAWYFQRHEGRLKWFHYVIAMLLILIPVALILKQPDLGTAVLIMASGIFIVFFAGLPWKVIFAAIVAFVAALPLLWNYGMHDYQKTRVLTLFDPTQDPLGAGYHIIQSMIAIGSGGVWGKGWLNGTQTHLDYIPESTTDFIFAVYGEEFGLIGNILLLLVYLVILTRGLLIAAKAQSLYSRTLAGALTMTFFCYAFVNMGMVSGILPVVGVPLPLVSYGGTATLSIMTVLALLMGISSEHKTKRRYEFNDKADVNVSTKNQ, from the coding sequence ATGAATGAAACGGTTGGAATGTGGGCAAAAATCAAGCGTACCGTATCTGCTCCGATAGACCCGTGGCTGTTTTTCCCCATGCTCGCCATCTACATTATGAGCCTGTTTTTGCTCTATTCGGCGGACGGGCAGGATTTCGGCCAGCTTGAACACAAAACCCTGCATACGGTTGTCGGCTTTGCACTGCTGTGGTTTGTCGCCTCGTTCAAGCCGCGTGATGCCGCAAAGGTTGCGCTGCCGATGTACCTGATTGGCGTGTTGCTGCTTGTCGCCGTCGAAGTCGCAGGCGTGACCGTCAATGGCTCTACACGCTGGCTGGAGCTGGGTTTCACGCGCATCCAGCCGTCCGAAATCATGAAAATCGTCCTGCCCATGACCGTCGCTTGGTACTTCCAGCGGCACGAAGGTCGTCTGAAATGGTTTCACTACGTCATCGCCATGCTTTTAATCCTCATCCCCGTTGCGCTGATTTTGAAACAGCCCGACTTGGGTACGGCGGTTTTGATTATGGCATCGGGTATTTTCATCGTCTTTTTCGCAGGTCTGCCGTGGAAAGTCATCTTTGCCGCCATCGTCGCCTTCGTTGCCGCATTGCCGCTTTTATGGAACTACGGGATGCACGACTATCAGAAAACCCGCGTCCTGACACTGTTTGACCCGACGCAGGACCCTTTGGGCGCAGGCTACCACATCATCCAGTCCATGATTGCCATCGGTTCGGGCGGTGTCTGGGGGAAAGGCTGGCTCAACGGCACACAAACGCATTTGGATTACATTCCAGAGTCCACGACCGACTTCATTTTTGCCGTATATGGCGAAGAATTCGGTTTGATCGGCAACATCTTGCTGCTGCTGGTTTACCTCGTTATCCTGACGCGCGGACTGCTGATTGCCGCCAAAGCCCAATCGCTTTACAGCCGCACGCTTGCCGGCGCATTGACCATGACCTTTTTCTGCTACGCCTTTGTGAATATGGGCATGGTGAGCGGCATTTTGCCCGTTGTCGGCGTCCCCCTGCCGTTGGTCAGCTACGGCGGCACTGCAACACTCTCCATCATGACCGTACTTGCGCTGCTGATGGGTATTTCCAGCGAGCACAAAACCAAACGCCGCTACGAATTCAATGACAAAGCGGACGTAAACGTCTCTACAAAAAACCAATAA
- the mreD gene encoding rod shape-determining protein MreD, translating into MNDFDDSYRAMPVGVIAASFAVTMLVDFMPFPFDVFFWLPELTALMLLYWSMHHPQRVGMGIAFLLGLIVDAATAATLGLHALSYTVMVYFVLNTRRQIMLYGHIMQIGAVLAALFCHQAVLVAARLFLNNQIITWQSFIAPLAGALLWPFLSQLMLMLTNFYRANR; encoded by the coding sequence ATGAACGATTTTGACGATTCCTACCGTGCCATGCCTGTCGGCGTGATTGCGGCAAGTTTTGCCGTAACCATGCTTGTCGATTTCATGCCTTTTCCCTTTGATGTGTTTTTTTGGCTGCCCGAACTGACTGCGCTGATGCTGCTTTATTGGTCTATGCATCATCCCCAACGCGTCGGCATGGGCATTGCGTTTTTGCTCGGCTTGATAGTCGATGCCGCAACGGCAGCGACTTTGGGGCTGCACGCATTGTCTTATACGGTCATGGTGTATTTCGTCTTGAACACGCGCCGTCAAATCATGCTCTACGGCCACATCATGCAGATCGGGGCGGTATTGGCAGCATTGTTCTGCCATCAGGCGGTCTTGGTGGCGGCGCGCCTGTTCCTCAACAACCAAATCATTACTTGGCAAAGTTTCATCGCGCCTTTGGCAGGCGCGCTGCTTTGGCCTTTCTTGAGCCAGTTGATGCTGATGCTGACCAATTTCTATCGCGCCAACAGATAA
- the gatC gene encoding Asp-tRNA(Asn)/Glu-tRNA(Gln) amidotransferase subunit GatC gives MALSLTDVEKIAKLSRLSLTEEEKGKTLSELNDIFAMVEKMQGVNTDGIEPMAHPHEAALRLREDTVTETDHAAEYQAVAPEVRNRLYIVPQVIEE, from the coding sequence ATGGCTTTAAGCTTAACCGATGTGGAAAAAATTGCCAAACTCTCACGCCTTTCGCTGACCGAGGAAGAAAAAGGCAAAACCCTCTCAGAATTGAACGACATTTTCGCCATGGTCGAAAAGATGCAGGGCGTGAATACAGACGGTATCGAGCCGATGGCACACCCCCACGAAGCCGCCCTGCGCCTGCGCGAAGATACAGTTACCGAAACCGACCATGCCGCCGAATATCAAGCCGTCGCGCCTGAAGTGCGCAACCGCCTGTATATCGTGCCTCAGGTAATTGAAGAATAA
- the mrdA gene encoding penicillin-binding protein 2, with the protein MSILNTMKRRLKNGGSGKTQTAKAAQADSLLRLLVAFILIVVLFAALVARFVYLQVFRHDDFSGQASSNRITLIPTPPVRGEIVDVNGVPLAKNYPVFSLEVIPSRIEGKMEDVIEALRKYVDITPTDLKRFHKYRESYRKFENIPLKLRLTDEEAAKLSVHLNEFKGVEVNSRTFREYPYGKLTSHFLGYIGRISDKDQEILEEEGLTALYRGSTHIGKSGLEKYYEPQLHGAPGYQEVEKDAYGNIVRVLKKVPSRMGQTLRLGMDIRMQQEADKILGDRRGAIVAINPQDGTVLAFVSKPSFDPNLFIDGIDSETWKALNDDWKKPLVNRVTQGLYPPGSTFKPFMGMALLESGKITQTTVVPAPGAWSIPGSRHVFRDSVRSGHGSANLSKAIQVSSDTFFYRLGYEMGIDKASPYLAQFGFGKKTGIDLPSEYTGVLPSREWKAKRFAKSSDPTAKEWRAGEMVSVSIGQGYNAYTPLQMAHATASLANNGVVYQPHLVKELLDFDKRKITRINPNPEYKIPFKQDNFEYVKQAMEKVLKPGGTAHRIGGGLAYSMGGKTGTAQVVQIKQGGRYNAAALREQHRDHAWFISFAPLEKPEIAIAVILENGGWGAYAAPLARSLTDFYMLNVKPQQFSDDPDAGGMPEPQQHRTQPQPPTIFQKAYGLKQEEANHE; encoded by the coding sequence ATGTCTATACTGAATACTATGAAACGTCGTCTGAAAAATGGCGGTAGCGGTAAAACACAGACTGCAAAGGCGGCGCAAGCCGATTCTTTATTGCGTCTGCTGGTAGCGTTTATCCTGATTGTGGTTCTGTTTGCCGCATTGGTGGCTCGGTTTGTTTATTTGCAGGTGTTCCGGCATGACGATTTTTCCGGGCAGGCATCCAGCAACCGCATCACATTAATTCCGACTCCGCCTGTCCGCGGCGAAATCGTAGATGTCAACGGCGTACCGTTGGCAAAAAACTATCCCGTGTTTTCGCTGGAAGTCATCCCCAGCCGTATTGAGGGCAAGATGGAGGATGTCATCGAAGCCTTGCGGAAGTATGTCGATATTACGCCTACCGATTTGAAGCGTTTCCACAAATACCGCGAAAGCTACCGCAAATTTGAAAACATCCCGCTCAAGCTGCGCCTGACAGATGAAGAAGCGGCGAAATTGTCCGTGCATCTTAATGAGTTTAAAGGCGTAGAAGTCAATTCGCGCACTTTCCGCGAGTATCCTTATGGCAAGCTGACTTCACACTTTTTAGGCTACATCGGCCGCATCAGCGACAAAGATCAGGAAATTTTGGAAGAAGAGGGCTTGACTGCACTCTATCGCGGCAGCACGCACATCGGCAAATCGGGGCTGGAAAAATATTACGAACCGCAGCTTCATGGCGCGCCCGGCTATCAAGAAGTGGAAAAAGACGCTTACGGCAATATTGTTCGCGTCTTGAAAAAAGTGCCGTCGCGCATGGGGCAAACTTTGCGCTTGGGCATGGACATCCGCATGCAACAAGAGGCGGACAAAATATTGGGAGACAGGCGCGGGGCGATTGTCGCCATCAATCCGCAAGATGGTACGGTGTTGGCTTTCGTTTCCAAACCTTCTTTCGATCCCAACCTCTTTATCGACGGCATCGACAGCGAAACTTGGAAAGCCTTGAATGATGACTGGAAAAAGCCGTTGGTCAACCGCGTAACGCAAGGTCTGTATCCGCCGGGCTCGACGTTTAAGCCGTTTATGGGCATGGCTTTGCTGGAAAGCGGCAAAATTACCCAAACGACGGTCGTTCCCGCGCCCGGCGCATGGAGCATCCCCGGCAGCCGCCACGTCTTCCGAGATTCCGTACGCAGCGGTCACGGTTCGGCGAATTTGAGCAAGGCGATACAGGTGTCGTCCGATACCTTTTTCTACCGCTTGGGCTACGAAATGGGCATAGACAAAGCATCGCCGTATTTAGCGCAATTCGGGTTCGGCAAAAAAACCGGCATCGACCTGCCCAGCGAATATACGGGCGTTTTGCCCAGCCGCGAATGGAAGGCGAAACGCTTTGCCAAATCGTCCGATCCTACCGCCAAAGAATGGCGTGCAGGCGAGATGGTCTCGGTCAGCATCGGGCAGGGTTACAACGCTTACACCCCGCTGCAAATGGCACACGCCACCGCTTCGCTCGCCAATAACGGCGTGGTTTATCAACCGCATTTGGTGAAAGAATTGTTGGATTTCGACAAACGCAAAATCACGCGTATCAATCCCAATCCCGAATACAAAATCCCGTTCAAACAAGATAACTTCGAATACGTCAAACAGGCGATGGAGAAAGTCTTGAAACCGGGCGGTACGGCACACCGCATCGGCGGCGGATTGGCTTACAGCATGGGTGGCAAAACGGGTACGGCGCAGGTTGTGCAAATCAAGCAGGGCGGTCGTTACAACGCCGCAGCCTTGCGCGAGCAACACCGCGACCATGCGTGGTTTATTTCGTTTGCCCCCTTGGAAAAACCTGAAATCGCCATTGCCGTGATTCTGGAAAACGGCGGCTGGGGTGCCTACGCCGCACCGCTTGCCCGCAGCCTGACCGATTTTTATATGCTCAACGTCAAGCCGCAGCAGTTTTCAGACGACCCCGACGCAGGCGGAATGCCCGAACCGCAACAACACCGCACACAACCCCAACCGCCGACCATATTCCAAAAAGCCTACGGTCTGAAACAGGAGGAAGCAAATCATGAATGA
- the gatB gene encoding Asp-tRNA(Asn)/Glu-tRNA(Gln) amidotransferase subunit GatB — protein MTWETVIGLEIHVQLNTQSKIFSGASTAFGAEPNAHASVVECALPGVLPVMNREVVEKAIKLGLALDAEINQKNVFDRKNYFYPDLPKGYQISQLDLPIVEHGKLEIVVGDDVKTINVTRAHMEEDAGKSVHEGLNGATGIDLNRAGTPLLEVVSEPEMRSAAEAVAYAKALHSLVTWLDICDGNMAEGSFRVDANVSVRPKGQAEFGTRREIKNLNSFRFLEQAINYEVEAQIEILEDGGKVQQATMLFDPEKGETRVMRLKEDAHDYRYFPDPDLLPVIISDDRLQKAKAEMPELPKEMAARFVADYGVSEYDARLLTASRVQAAYFEEAAKASGQGKLTANWMNGELAATLNKEGVELADSPITAPRLAALVGKIADGTLSSKLAKKAFEAMWAEPEATIAEIIEKHGLQQMTDTGAIEAMVDEVLANNAKAVEQFKSGNEKALNAIVGQVMKASKGKANPAQVQELIKAKLA, from the coding sequence ATGACCTGGGAAACAGTAATCGGCTTGGAAATCCACGTCCAGCTCAACACCCAATCCAAAATCTTCAGCGGCGCATCGACCGCGTTCGGTGCGGAACCCAATGCGCACGCCAGCGTGGTGGAATGCGCACTGCCGGGCGTACTGCCGGTAATGAACCGCGAAGTCGTTGAAAAAGCCATCAAATTGGGCTTGGCGTTGGATGCGGAAATCAATCAGAAAAACGTGTTCGACCGCAAAAACTACTTCTATCCCGACTTGCCCAAAGGCTATCAAATCAGCCAGTTGGATTTACCGATTGTCGAACACGGCAAGCTGGAAATCGTAGTCGGAGACGATGTGAAAACCATCAACGTAACCCGCGCGCACATGGAAGAAGACGCGGGCAAATCCGTGCATGAAGGCCTGAACGGCGCAACCGGCATCGACCTGAACCGCGCAGGCACGCCGTTATTGGAAGTGGTATCCGAACCCGAAATGCGCTCCGCCGCCGAAGCCGTTGCCTACGCCAAAGCCTTGCACAGCTTGGTAACCTGGCTGGACATCTGCGACGGCAATATGGCGGAAGGCTCGTTCCGCGTCGATGCCAACGTATCTGTGCGTCCGAAAGGTCAAGCGGAATTCGGCACGCGCCGCGAGATTAAAAACCTCAATTCCTTCCGTTTCTTAGAGCAGGCGATTAATTACGAAGTGGAAGCGCAAATCGAGATTTTGGAAGACGGCGGCAAAGTACAGCAGGCGACCATGCTGTTCGACCCTGAAAAAGGCGAAACCCGCGTGATGCGTTTGAAAGAAGACGCGCACGACTACCGCTACTTCCCCGACCCCGATTTGCTGCCCGTCATCATTTCAGACGACCGGTTGCAAAAAGCCAAAGCAGAAATGCCAGAGCTGCCGAAAGAAATGGCGGCGCGTTTCGTGGCGGATTACGGCGTGTCCGAATACGACGCGCGCCTGCTCACCGCCAGCCGCGTGCAGGCTGCCTATTTTGAAGAAGCCGCCAAAGCCAGCGGACAAGGCAAGCTGACTGCCAACTGGATGAACGGCGAACTCGCCGCCACGCTGAACAAAGAAGGCGTGGAACTCGCCGACAGCCCGATTACCGCCCCGCGCCTCGCCGCGTTGGTAGGCAAAATCGCCGATGGCACATTAAGCAGCAAATTGGCGAAAAAAGCCTTTGAAGCCATGTGGGCCGAACCCGAAGCCACTATCGCTGAAATCATCGAAAAACACGGCTTGCAGCAGATGACCGATACCGGCGCGATTGAAGCGATGGTGGACGAAGTGCTGGCCAACAACGCCAAAGCTGTAGAACAATTTAAATCCGGCAACGAAAAAGCCCTGAATGCGATTGTGGGACAAGTGATGAAGGCCAGCAAAGGCAAAGCGAATCCCGCACAGGTTCAAGAACTGATTAAAGCCAAACTGGCTTAA